The following are encoded together in the Candidatus Hinthialibacter antarcticus genome:
- a CDS encoding HAD family hydrolase, giving the protein MTINQTPTYAPGTKIEIIHALPDQRRLRHVLFDFDGTLSLIREGWQDIMNPMMLEFLTETGARESEEELTLIIKEFVARLTGKQTIYQMIELKEQIEKRGGTAKDPLEYKYIYLDRLWERIKHRVEGLRNGKSQPVDFLVPGSYEFLDALKEQGAKLYLASGTDHQFVVDEAEALGLTSYFQTHIYGAVDDYKKFSKKKIIEHIIKENNLSGAELLAVGDGYVEIENCKEVGGFALGVASDEAGRIEVDEWKRNRLIQAGADFIVPNFSEHSQLIDLLFGES; this is encoded by the coding sequence ATGACAATTAATCAAACTCCAACTTACGCTCCAGGAACTAAAATTGAAATCATTCACGCCTTGCCAGACCAGAGGCGGCTGCGCCATGTTCTGTTTGATTTCGACGGCACCCTCTCGCTGATTCGCGAAGGCTGGCAAGACATCATGAACCCCATGATGCTGGAATTTTTGACCGAAACCGGCGCCCGGGAAAGCGAAGAAGAACTCACGCTGATTATCAAAGAGTTCGTCGCCCGCCTTACCGGTAAGCAGACCATCTATCAGATGATCGAACTTAAAGAACAAATCGAAAAACGCGGCGGGACCGCCAAAGACCCGCTGGAATATAAATACATCTACCTCGACCGCCTGTGGGAGCGCATCAAACACCGCGTGGAAGGGCTGCGCAACGGCAAGTCTCAGCCCGTCGATTTTTTGGTTCCCGGCAGTTATGAGTTTTTAGACGCGCTCAAAGAACAGGGCGCTAAACTCTATCTCGCCAGCGGCACCGACCATCAATTCGTCGTAGATGAAGCCGAAGCGCTAGGGCTGACGTCCTATTTTCAGACGCACATCTACGGCGCGGTTGACGATTATAAAAAGTTCTCAAAGAAAAAAATCATTGAACACATTATAAAAGAAAACAACTTGTCCGGCGCTGAATTGCTAGCGGTCGGCGACGGCTATGTCGAAATTGAGAATTGCAAAGAAGTCGGCGGGTTTGCGCTGGGGGTCGCCTCTGACGAAGCGGGCCGCATTGAAGTCGATGAATGGAAACGCAACCGCCTGATTCAAGCCGGGGCCGACTTTATCGTCCCCAATTTTTCCGAACACTCACAATTGATTGATCTCTTGTTTGGAGAGAGTTAA